A single region of the Sus scrofa isolate TJ Tabasco breed Duroc chromosome 16, Sscrofa11.1, whole genome shotgun sequence genome encodes:
- the CDH10 gene encoding cadherin-10 isoform X3 — protein MNRENREQYQVVIQAKDMGGQMGGLSGTTTVNITLTDVNDNPPRFPQNTIHLRVLESSPVGTAIGSVKATDADTGKNAEVEYRIIDGDGTDMFDIITEKDTQEGIITVKKPLDYESRRLYTLKVEAENTHVDPRFYYLGPFKDTTIVKISIEDVDEPPVFSRSSYLFEVHEDIEVGTIIGTVMARDPDSTSSPIRFSLDRHTDLDRIFNIHSGNGSLYTSKPLDRELSQWHNLTVIAAEINNPKEMTRVAVFVRILDVNDNAPQFAVFYDTFVCENARPGQLIQTISAVDKDDPLGGQKFFFSLAAVNPNFTVQDNEDNTARILTRKNGFNRHEISTYLLPVVISDNDYPIQSSTGTLTIRVCACDSQGNMQSCSAEALLLPAGLSTGALIAILLCIIILLVIVVLFAALKRQRKKEPLILSKEDIRDNIVSYNDEGGGEEDTQAFDIGTLRNPAAIEEKKLRRDIIPETLFIPRRTPTAPDNTDVRDFINERLKEHDLDPTAPPYDSLATYAYEGNDSIAESLSSLESGTTDGDQNYDYLREWGPRFNKLAEMYGGGESDKDS, from the exons ATACCATCCACCTTCGGGTCCTTGAATCCTCCCCAGTTGGCACAGCCATTGGAAGTGTCAAAGCAACTGATGCTGACACTGGGAAGAATGCTGAAGTTGAATACCGAATTATTGATGGAGATGGGACAGATATGTTTGACATCATTACTGAGAAGGACACACAGGAAGGCATTATAACTGTGAAAAAG cCACTTGACTATGAGAGCCGAAGACTTTACACTCTGAAGGTTGAAGCAGAAAATACCCACGTGGATCCACGCTTTTATTACTTAGGGCCATTTAAAGATACGACAATTGTGAAAATCTCTATTGAAGATGTGGACGAACCTCCTGTTTTCAGTAGGTCCTCCTATCTGTTTGAGGTTCATGAAGATATTGAAGTGGGCACCATCATTGGAACTGTGATGGCGAGGGATCCAGATTCTACTTCCAGCCCCATTAG ATTCTCCTTAGATCGCCATACTGACCTTGACAGGATCTTTAACATCCATTCTGGAAATGGATCCCTTTATACATCAAAACCACTTGACCGTGAACTGTCTCAGTGGCACAATCTTACTGTTATAGCTGCTGAAATCA ACAATCCCAAAGAGATGACTCGAGTGGCTGTTTTTGTGAGAATTTTGGATGTTAATGACAATGCCCCACAATTTGCTGTGTTTTATGACACTTTTGTATGTGAAAATGCCAGACCAGGACAG CTAATACAGACTATAAGTGCAGTAGACAAAGATGACCCTTTAGGTGGACAgaaatttttcttcagtttagCTGCTGTCAATCCAAACTTCACAGTACAGGACAatgaag ataatACTGCCAGGATTTTAACCAGAAAAAATGGATTCAATAGACATGAAATAAGCACCTATCTCTTGCCTGTGGTGATATCAGACAATGATTACCCGATTCAGAGCAGCACTGGCACACTCACCATCAGAGTCTGTGCCTGCGACAGCCAAGGCAACATGCAGTCCTGCAGTGCCGAAGCCCTGCTTCTTCCTGCCGGCCTCAGCACTGGGGCCTTGATAGCCATTCTTCTCTGCATCATTATTCTGCTGG ttatAGTAGTACTgtttgcagccctgaaaaggcagCGGAAAAAAGAGCCTCTGATCTTGTCTAAGGAAGATATCAGAGACAACATCGTGAGCTATAACGATgaaggtgggggagaggaggacaCCCAGGCCTTTGATATTGGCACCCTGAGGAATCCTGCAGCTATTGAGGAAAAAAAGCTGAGGCGAGATATTATTCCAGAAACTTTATTTATACCCCGGAGGACTCCTACAGCGCCGGATAATACTGACGTCCGAGATTTCATCAACGAGAGGCTAAAGGAGCATGATCTGGATCCCACCGCCCCGCCCTATGACTCCCTGGCTACCTACGCCTACGAAGGAAACGATTCCATCGCAGAATCTCTGAGTTCTTTAGAGTCAGGTACCACTGATGGAGACCAGAACTACGATTACCTCCGAGAATGGGGCCCTCGGTTTAATAAGCTGGCGGAAATGTACGGGGGCGGGGAAAGTGACAAAGACTCTTAA